In Alphaproteobacteria bacterium US3C007, one genomic interval encodes:
- the purH gene encoding bifunctional phosphoribosylaminoimidazolecarboxamide formyltransferase/IMP cyclohydrolase, producing the protein MTDLFPVRRALISVSDKTGLVELAHVLAAGGIELLSTGGSAKTLRDAGLEVRDVAEVTGFPEMMDGRVKTLHPNVHGGLLALRDNAGHVAAMQAHGIGGIDLLIVNLYPFEETVAAGGDYATCVENIDIGGPAMIRAAAKNHGFVTTVVDVQDYDALLAELAAQEGQTSYAFRQAMAQRAYAHTAGYDAAVSTWMAQALGEPAPSRHSLSGRLAQRLRYGENPHQSASFYVDGSGRPGVASAIQHQGKELSYNNINDTDAAFELVSEFAPEDGAACAIIKHANPCGVARGADLSAAYRAAFDCDRTSAFGGIVAFNQTLDARTAQEITGIFTEVVIAPDATAEAMEIFAAKKNLRLLTTGALADPATAAQVIRQVSGGFLLQNKDNGLRLQEDLSVVTKRAPSEQEMADLLFAWKVAKHVKSNAIVYVKEGATVGVGAGQMSRVDSCRIAARKAQDMSELLGLEAPLTQGSVVASDAFFPFADGLLTAAEAGATAVIQPGGSMRDEDVIAAADAAGLAMVFTGMRHFRH; encoded by the coding sequence ATGACCGATTTGTTTCCCGTTCGCCGCGCCTTGATTTCCGTTTCAGATAAAACCGGCTTGGTTGAGCTTGCGCATGTTTTGGCGGCCGGCGGTATTGAACTGCTTTCAACCGGCGGCAGCGCAAAAACGTTGCGGGATGCGGGGCTTGAGGTGCGAGATGTCGCAGAGGTGACAGGCTTTCCCGAGATGATGGATGGCCGGGTGAAAACGTTGCATCCTAATGTGCATGGCGGGCTGCTGGCATTGCGCGATAATGCGGGTCACGTTGCGGCGATGCAAGCGCATGGGATCGGTGGGATTGATTTATTGATCGTGAATTTATACCCGTTTGAAGAAACCGTTGCTGCGGGCGGCGATTACGCGACCTGCGTTGAGAATATCGATATTGGGGGGCCGGCAATGATCCGGGCTGCCGCCAAGAATCATGGCTTTGTAACAACCGTGGTGGATGTGCAGGATTATGATGCGCTTTTGGCCGAGTTGGCCGCGCAAGAGGGGCAAACATCCTATGCGTTTCGCCAAGCAATGGCGCAACGGGCCTATGCGCATACGGCCGGATATGACGCCGCCGTTTCTACTTGGATGGCGCAGGCTTTGGGAGAACCGGCACCAAGCCGCCACAGCCTATCGGGCCGTTTGGCGCAAAGGTTGCGTTATGGTGAAAACCCGCATCAATCGGCCAGCTTTTACGTGGATGGCAGCGGCAGGCCGGGCGTTGCAAGCGCAATCCAGCATCAAGGGAAAGAATTATCCTATAATAATATTAATGACACGGATGCGGCTTTCGAATTGGTGAGCGAGTTTGCGCCCGAAGACGGGGCCGCCTGCGCCATAATCAAACATGCCAACCCCTGCGGTGTGGCGCGTGGCGCTGATCTAAGCGCCGCCTATCGGGCTGCTTTTGATTGTGATCGTACCAGTGCATTTGGTGGTATCGTTGCGTTTAACCAAACGTTGGATGCGCGGACTGCGCAAGAAATAACCGGTATTTTCACTGAAGTGGTGATCGCGCCAGATGCAACGGCGGAAGCTATGGAGATCTTTGCCGCCAAGAAAAACCTGAGGCTTTTGACAACGGGCGCCTTGGCAGACCCAGCAACCGCCGCGCAGGTTATTCGGCAAGTGTCAGGGGGGTTCTTATTGCAAAACAAAGATAATGGGTTGCGTTTGCAAGAGGATCTATCGGTGGTTACCAAGCGGGCGCCGAGTGAACAGGAAATGGCGGATCTTCTGTTCGCGTGGAAAGTCGCCAAACATGTGAAGTCAAACGCGATCGTCTATGTGAAAGAGGGGGCAACGGTTGGCGTGGGCGCAGGACAGATGAGCCGGGTTGACAGCTGCCGTATTGCTGCGCGCAAAGCGCAGGATATGTCCGAGCTGCTCGGGTTAGAGGCGCCTTTAACGCAAGGCTCTGTGGTGGCTTCTGATGCCTTTTTCCCTTTTGCAGATGGGTTGCTAACCGCTGCAGAGGCGGGTGCAACGGCGGTTATACAACCTGGTGGATCCATGCGCGATGAGGATGTGATTGCGGCGGCTGACGCGGCCGGATTGGCGATGGTGTTTACCGGCATGCGGCATTTTAGGCATTGA
- a CDS encoding heparinase II/III family protein, producing MAASHNFSSRYRRLVDRLTARWIGLKSFPVTDLLEVEPRSIGSPELGRQILSGQFVLQGHQVDLQHNALWDLSLSDQAAILDLHGSVWLDHLAALGGRKSGAMAQAWVDLWIDRFGRGGGPGWRADIAGRRVLRWLHHSVMLLDGADSSRRADFVEALAKQAVFISKRWPSVSPGLPRFEALAGLISAALAIKLLHPLVAPATRALAHECRVQIDATGSIFSRNPEELLDIFSLLSWTAAALRAAGWTPADLHLDAIQRIAPTLRMLRHKDGGLARFHGGGRGFSGRLDQALAASGSRGFPQSGLAMGFARLSAGASSVLIDAGALPQGRASINAHASSLAFELTSGRHPVIVNCGSGRRFGEDWRRTGRGTASHSTLVIEDFVSAELGPRLWFSGQRRDALVNGPSEFPSALSLSTAGQKFEGGHDGFLAKTGLTHARTLTLSPDGDLLSGEEVLIAVAARDKLLFDQSMRRQGLQGFSCKLRFHLHPDIVVRIHPTGGQAVLILPNSETWALSTDATVKLALESSVYLERQALQPRATKQVVLSQSAISYATRINWVLTRTRPPEQLRRERDHEMRYAIQT from the coding sequence ATGGCGGCGTCTCACAATTTTTCTTCACGCTACAGGCGTTTGGTCGACAGGTTAACCGCGCGCTGGATTGGCCTAAAATCATTTCCAGTGACCGACTTGCTTGAGGTCGAGCCACGTTCGATTGGCAGCCCTGAATTGGGTCGGCAAATTTTGTCGGGTCAGTTTGTTTTGCAGGGCCATCAGGTGGATTTGCAGCACAATGCTTTGTGGGATCTGAGCCTGTCTGACCAGGCTGCGATTTTGGATCTTCATGGATCGGTTTGGCTGGATCATTTGGCAGCACTCGGGGGCCGTAAAAGCGGCGCGATGGCGCAGGCGTGGGTGGATCTTTGGATCGACCGGTTTGGGCGCGGCGGTGGTCCTGGATGGCGGGCCGATATCGCCGGTCGGCGGGTTTTGCGTTGGTTACATCACAGCGTGATGCTGCTTGATGGCGCGGATTCAAGCCGACGGGCGGATTTTGTAGAGGCTCTTGCCAAGCAAGCTGTATTCATCTCAAAAAGATGGCCCTCTGTATCGCCGGGTTTGCCGCGCTTTGAAGCCTTGGCGGGTTTGATTTCTGCAGCGCTTGCGATCAAGCTTCTGCACCCTTTGGTAGCGCCGGCAACGCGGGCTTTGGCGCATGAATGCCGCGTTCAAATTGACGCCACCGGCAGTATTTTTTCGCGCAATCCCGAAGAGCTTTTGGATATTTTTTCGCTTTTAAGCTGGACGGCAGCGGCGTTGCGCGCCGCCGGTTGGACCCCAGCCGATTTACATTTGGATGCGATCCAACGCATCGCGCCGACATTGCGCATGCTGCGCCATAAAGATGGTGGATTGGCACGCTTTCATGGCGGTGGTCGCGGGTTTTCGGGGCGGCTTGATCAGGCTTTGGCAGCCTCGGGCAGCAGGGGGTTTCCGCAGAGCGGTTTGGCAATGGGTTTCGCCCGCTTAAGCGCGGGCGCCAGCAGCGTGTTGATTGATGCCGGGGCCTTGCCGCAGGGGCGGGCCTCGATCAACGCGCATGCGTCAAGTTTGGCCTTCGAGCTCACTTCTGGGCGCCATCCGGTGATCGTGAATTGCGGGTCAGGGCGACGCTTTGGCGAAGATTGGCGCCGAACCGGGCGCGGCACCGCCTCGCATTCCACTCTTGTCATCGAAGATTTTGTCAGCGCTGAACTGGGCCCCCGTTTATGGTTTTCCGGCCAGCGCCGTGATGCTTTGGTAAATGGGCCGTCTGAATTCCCCAGCGCGTTATCATTATCGACAGCAGGGCAAAAATTTGAAGGTGGCCATGATGGGTTTCTCGCCAAAACGGGCTTAACCCATGCCCGAACGCTCACTTTATCGCCAGATGGGGATCTGCTCAGTGGTGAAGAGGTTCTGATCGCGGTTGCCGCGCGCGATAAGTTGCTGTTTGATCAATCTATGCGGCGCCAAGGCTTGCAAGGGTTTTCCTGCAAGCTTCGGTTTCATTTGCATCCTGATATTGTGGTCAGAATTCACCCCACGGGCGGGCAAGCGGTGCTGATATTGCCAAATTCTGAAACCTGGGCGTTAAGCACTGACGCGACGGTTAAGCTGGCTTTGGAAAGCAGCGTGTATCTTGAGCGTCAGGCGTTACAGCCGCGGGCCACAAAACAGGTGGTTTTATCTCAGAGCGCAATAAGTTATGCGACACGCATCAATTGGGTTCTCACCAGAACCCGCCCCCCTGAACAATTGAGGCGTGAGCGCGATCATGAAATGCGTTACGCCATCCAGACATAA
- a CDS encoding RsmB/NOP family class I SAM-dependent RNA methyltransferase has product MVKPHLSPRAAAVQLLNGVLLEGKLIAELLAENILAPLAPEARARAQRLALETLRGLERADRLLAKHIRKNPPLGVRNILRLAVVELCRGGDAHGIVNEAVALAGNSKRTASFKGLINAVLRKVAQTGPEDWQKLRVPRLPSWLRQPLVEAYGASAMGSIELAHFKSVPIDITLKDPARAADWAAQLNGTVLPGGSIRLSAEGALTARPGFASGDWWVQDAAAALPVRLLGDLSGQKALDLCAAPGGKTMQLSAAGASTTALDISQSRLQRLHENLDRTGLKADIIVADARAHGRTDYDVVVLDAPCSATGTIRRHPDLPFAKDGAQFSALFDLQAQLLDHALERMAAHGRLVYCTCSLLPDEGEAQIENALQKHPSLRVDHSALDKDFIAQEWRVAELGLRLRPDFWAEHGGMDGFFITVLRWA; this is encoded by the coding sequence ATGGTAAAACCTCACCTTTCGCCAAGGGCCGCTGCCGTGCAGCTGCTGAATGGGGTTTTGCTTGAGGGCAAATTGATTGCAGAATTGCTTGCCGAAAATATTTTGGCGCCGCTGGCACCTGAGGCGCGCGCGCGCGCGCAGCGTTTGGCGCTGGAGACGCTGCGCGGGCTAGAGCGTGCTGACCGTTTGCTGGCCAAACATATCCGCAAAAACCCGCCGCTTGGCGTGCGTAATATCCTGCGTCTGGCGGTTGTCGAGCTGTGCCGGGGGGGGGATGCGCATGGGATTGTGAATGAAGCCGTTGCGCTTGCGGGCAACAGCAAACGCACAGCCTCGTTTAAAGGTTTGATAAATGCGGTGTTGCGCAAAGTGGCACAAACTGGTCCGGAAGATTGGCAGAAGTTGCGCGTGCCGCGCCTGCCCTCTTGGCTGCGTCAGCCTTTGGTTGAAGCCTATGGGGCTTCGGCGATGGGGTCAATTGAATTGGCGCATTTTAAATCAGTTCCGATCGATATAACGCTGAAAGATCCCGCGCGCGCTGCTGATTGGGCCGCGCAGTTAAATGGCACTGTGTTGCCAGGAGGCAGCATCCGCCTCAGCGCAGAGGGTGCGTTGACCGCGCGCCCCGGATTTGCCAGTGGAGATTGGTGGGTGCAAGATGCAGCTGCGGCTCTGCCAGTGCGGTTGCTTGGCGATTTATCGGGTCAAAAGGCTTTGGATCTTTGCGCCGCCCCGGGCGGTAAAACCATGCAGCTTAGCGCCGCTGGCGCCAGCACCACGGCGCTTGATATTTCGCAATCCCGATTGCAGCGTTTGCATGAAAATTTAGACAGAACGGGTCTAAAGGCTGATATCATCGTGGCGGATGCGCGGGCGCATGGGCGTACAGACTATGATGTGGTTGTGTTGGACGCGCCATGTTCGGCCACCGGAACCATTCGGCGGCATCCTGATCTGCCCTTCGCCAAAGATGGGGCACAGTTTTCAGCGCTTTTTGATCTTCAGGCGCAGTTATTGGACCACGCTTTGGAGCGCATGGCGGCACATGGGCGGTTGGTTTATTGCACTTGTTCGCTGCTGCCGGATGAGGGTGAAGCGCAGATTGAGAACGCGTTACAAAAGCATCCAAGCCTGCGCGTGGATCACAGCGCATTGGACAAGGATTTTATCGCGCAAGAATGGCGGGTTGCAGAATTAGGGCTGCGGTTGCGACCCGATTTTTGGGCAGAGCATGGCGGCATGGATGGCTTTTTCATTACAGTGTTGCGCTGGGCGTAA
- a CDS encoding DUF1674 domain-containing protein, with product MSQDRKDLPAAAIRALAEAEARRQTAKNTPLPKELGGRDGPEPVRYGDWEKKGLAVDF from the coding sequence GTGTCTCAAGACCGCAAAGATCTGCCCGCTGCCGCGATCCGTGCCTTGGCCGAAGCCGAAGCGCGTCGCCAGACTGCCAAAAACACGCCTCTTCCTAAAGAGCTGGGTGGCCGCGATGGACCCGAACCCGTGCGCTATGGAGATTGGGAGAAAAAAGGCTTGGCGGTCGATTTTTAG
- the fmt gene encoding methionyl-tRNA formyltransferase encodes MRLIFMGSPAFSVPVLEALVAAGHEIVAVYTQPPRPAGRGKKQRPCPVHARALALTLDVRHPASLKEAEEQAAFSELRADAAVVVAYGLLLPQELLDAPAHGCLNIHASLLPRWRGAAPIHRAIMAGDRETGICIMQMEAGLDTGPVLYQETISIAPDETTAALHERLTDLGARSIVQSLKDLSQLQARPQSSVGICYAQKIDKSEAQIDWSLPAEILDRQIRGLSPFPGAWAMLRGERVKFLGSALISCEQPLASAGTVLDDDLGIACGSGALRITRLQRAGKSAQSSAEFLRGTPVIAGEQLV; translated from the coding sequence ATGAGGTTGATTTTTATGGGCAGTCCGGCGTTTTCCGTGCCGGTCTTAGAGGCGTTGGTCGCCGCAGGGCATGAGATCGTTGCGGTTTATACGCAGCCGCCCAGGCCGGCAGGGCGGGGCAAAAAACAACGCCCTTGTCCTGTGCATGCGCGCGCGCTTGCGTTAACGCTTGACGTGCGTCATCCAGCCTCGCTGAAAGAGGCAGAGGAGCAGGCTGCTTTTTCTGAGTTGCGGGCGGATGCGGCGGTGGTTGTGGCATATGGGCTGTTGCTGCCGCAAGAGCTGCTGGATGCGCCAGCGCATGGATGTTTGAATATCCATGCGTCTTTATTGCCGCGCTGGCGTGGAGCCGCGCCCATCCATCGGGCGATTATGGCGGGTGATCGCGAGACCGGCATCTGCATTATGCAAATGGAAGCTGGGCTCGATACCGGGCCGGTTTTATATCAAGAAACAATTTCAATCGCGCCAGATGAGACAACCGCCGCGTTGCATGAGCGTTTAACTGACCTTGGCGCGCGGTCGATTGTGCAGAGTCTGAAGGATTTATCTCAGTTGCAAGCACGGCCACAATCTTCAGTTGGTATTTGCTATGCGCAGAAAATTGATAAAAGCGAAGCGCAGATTGATTGGTCTTTGCCGGCTGAAATTTTAGATCGCCAAATCCGCGGCTTATCGCCCTTTCCAGGTGCTTGGGCGATGCTGCGCGGTGAGCGTGTGAAGTTTTTGGGATCAGCGCTGATCTCATGTGAGCAGCCATTGGCCTCTGCAGGCACTGTTCTTGATGATGATCTTGGCATTGCCTGTGGGTCAGGTGCGCTGCGGATTACGCGGCTGCAGCGGGCTGGGAAATCTGCGCAATCATCCGCTGAGTTTCTGCGCGGAACGCCTGTTATTGCTGGTGAGCAGCTTGTCTAG